Proteins from one Thermogemmatispora onikobensis genomic window:
- the minD gene encoding septum site-determining protein MinD produces MDSRVITITSGKGGVGKTTTTANLGTALAMQGKKVVVVDSDIGLRNLDAVLGLENRIVYDLVDVVEGQCRLRQALIKDKRLPELYLLPAAQTRDKNAINSVQMVQLCQQLRQEFEFVLIDSPAGIEQGFRNAIVGADEIIIVTNPEMASVRDADRIIGLVEAAGKPEPRLVLNRLRPDMVRRGDMMDVADVLEVLGIDLLGIVPEDELIIVATNKGEPVVYDKRSRAGQAFMNAALRILGEEIPLEELMEAPTLMERLRRLVGFGPAVIGKRTRSWPS; encoded by the coding sequence ACGGCGAACCTGGGAACAGCCCTGGCTATGCAGGGTAAGAAGGTGGTGGTAGTTGACTCGGATATCGGGCTGCGCAATCTCGATGCTGTGCTGGGACTGGAGAACCGCATCGTCTACGATCTGGTCGATGTGGTTGAAGGGCAGTGTCGCCTGCGTCAGGCGCTGATTAAGGATAAGCGTTTGCCCGAACTCTACCTGTTGCCCGCTGCTCAGACACGCGATAAGAATGCCATCAATAGCGTGCAGATGGTGCAGCTCTGCCAGCAGCTGCGCCAGGAATTCGAGTTTGTGCTCATCGACTCGCCTGCAGGCATCGAGCAGGGCTTTCGCAATGCCATCGTGGGCGCCGATGAGATCATCATTGTGACCAATCCCGAGATGGCCTCGGTGCGCGATGCCGATCGCATCATCGGGCTGGTCGAGGCGGCGGGCAAGCCGGAGCCGCGCCTGGTTCTCAACCGCCTGCGTCCCGACATGGTGAGACGCGGTGATATGATGGATGTGGCGGATGTGCTGGAAGTGCTTGGGATCGATCTGCTGGGCATTGTCCCCGAAGATGAGTTGATTATCGTGGCCACCAATAAGGGTGAGCCAGTGGTCTATGATAAGCGCTCGCGTGCCGGTCAGGCATTTATGAATGCTGCGCTGCGCATTCTGGGTGAGGAGATCCCTCTTGAGGAGCTGATGGAGGCGCCAACGCTGATGGAGCGCTTGCGCCGCCTGGTGGGCTTTGGCCCCGCCGTGATTGGGAAG